One genomic window of Numida meleagris isolate 19003 breed g44 Domestic line chromosome 1, NumMel1.0, whole genome shotgun sequence includes the following:
- the LOC110408742 gene encoding histone H2A-IV-like produces the protein MSGRGKQGGKARAKAKSRSSRAGLQFPVGRVHRLLRKGNYAERVGAGAPVYLAAVLEYLTAEILELAGNAARDNKKTRIIPRHLQLAIRNDEELNKLLGKVTIAQGGVLPNIQAVLLPKKTDSHKAKAKGYSSSQGVHVWR, from the coding sequence ATGTCGGGCCGCGGGAAGCAGGGCGGGAAGGCGCGCGCCAAGGCCAAGTCGCGCTCGTCGCGGGCCGGGCTGCAGTTCCCCGTGGGCCGCGTGCACCGGCTGCTGCGCAAGGGCAACTACGCCGAGCGGGTGGGCGCCGGCGCCCCGGTGTACCTGGCGGCCGTGCTGGAGTACCTGACGGCCGAGATCCTGGAGCTGGCGGGCAACGCAGCCCGCGACAACAAGAAGACGCGCATCATCCCGCGCCACCTGCAGCTGGCCATCCGCAACGACGAGGAGCTCAACAAGCTGCTGGGCAAGGTCACCATCGCGCAGGGTGGGGTGCTGCCCAACatccaggctgtgctgctgcccaagAAGACCGACAGCCACAAGGCCAAGGCCAA